Proteins encoded by one window of Arachis ipaensis cultivar K30076 chromosome B04, Araip1.1, whole genome shotgun sequence:
- the LOC107637993 gene encoding gamma-interferon-inducible lysosomal thiol reductase-like: MIIVVAQTLLIFMDESSGVNSYPCDSHDANIVDETNIMKVNLSVYYGSLCQPCSTFIIKNLQEIFYNGLINIINLQLVPWANAYINNDTNNSIICQNGPDECELNSVESCAINILNDVNKYYALIECLELLAIEKRQKNWEECFNTLGLPNAPILKCHNTGNGTELGRKHINETALLHSPHTLLPVVVVNNKSIGKEYENFTSYVCNSYRGSSMPEACKHH; the protein is encoded by the exons ATGATCATTGTTGTAGCACAAACCCTTTTGATTTTCATGGATGAATCTAGTGGTGTTAATTCATACCCTTGTGATTCACATGATGCCAACATTGTTGATGAGACTAATATTATGAAAGTTAATCTCTCAGTGTACTATGGAAGCCTTTGCCAGCCAtgttcaactttcattattaagAATCTCCAGGAAATATTCTACAATGGTCTTATCAACATTATCAATCTCCAACTCGTTCCTTGGGCCAATGCTTATATCAACAATGACACTAATAATTCCATAATTTGCCAG AATGGCCCAGATGAATGTGAGCTTAATTCGGTGGAAAGCTGTGCCATCAACATTTTGAATGATGTG AACAAATACTATGCTTTGATTGAGTGCTTGGAGCTTCTAGCAATTGAAAAAAGACAAAAGAATTGGGAGGAATGCTTCAACACATTAGGTTTGCCTAATGCTCCTATTCTCAAATGCCATAACACAGGAAATGGAACCGAG CTTGGACGAAAACATATTAATGAAACTGCACTTCTTCATTCACCTCACACATTGTTGCCAGTGGTGGTGGTAAACAATAAATCAATTGGAAAG GAATATGAAAATTTCACAAGCTACGTTTGTAATTCTTATAGAGGCTCTTCCATGCCAGAAGCATGCAAACATCATTAG
- the LOC107639695 gene encoding uncharacterized protein LOC107639695 has translation MVDPSRTIDVEKLISWCDDLVKILPDQHDIDNLALCLQRTTSLSSTCNSDLNHVRNLLQDCQKKIDACKQKKEEARCESASDAELDLLQRELDEELEKENFLKEEFRTIGVEFNELMQQQNSVQERKKALLKIDKDKRRKEKLLSMYACVSNILPDLDDPSKISGYIVDKDKNAAEKFEYDTSMMTPLDVCSDIWKRISADLC, from the exons ATGGTGGATCCTTCTAGAACCATCGACGTAGAGAAGTTGATCTCCTGGTGCGACGACCTTGTCAAGATTCTGCCGGATCAGCACGACATCGACAACCTTGCTCTATGTCTCCAACGCACTACTTCCCTCTCTTCCACCTGCAATTCCGACCTCAACCATGTCCGCAACTTGCTCCAAG ATTGTCAGAAAAAGATAGATGCATGCAAGCAGAAAAAAGAGGAAGCTAGATGTGAGAGTGCTTCTGATGCAGAACTAGACCTTCTTCAGAGAGAGCTGGATGAGGAACTTGAGAAAGAGAACTTTCTGAAAGAGGAATTTAG AACCATTGGGGTTGAGTTTAATGAACTAATGCAGCAGCAAAATTCTGTCCAAGAGCGAAAGAAGGCTTTATTGAAAATTGACAAAGATAAGCGAAGGAAAGA GAAGCTACTTTCAATGTATGCTTGTGTCTCAAATATTTTACCAGACTTGGATGATCCCTCCAAAATTTCAGGCT ATATTGTTGACAAGGATAAAAATGCAGCCGAGAAGTTTGAATATGACACATCAATGATGACTCCCCTTGATGTATGTAGTGACATTTGGAAAAGAATAAGTGCAGATTTGTGTTAA